The sequence AGGGGACTTGCACATTTAGATACTGCCAACGGTACTAAGCCTATAGTGGAGAAACTACCTCACCACCTGCAAGAGAAATGGGTGAGTGTTGGAGCTAAATACAAAGAAGAACATGGTGTCCCCTTCCCCCCTTTCTTTGTGTTTTCTAGGTTTGTACAGCAGCAAGCTAAGATGAGGTGCGATCCCAGTTTTTCCTTCATCACCAGCAGCCAACTGCCTAAGGCAGAAAAGCCACCTAGATCCTACAATAGGACTTCAGTGATCACCCACAAGACAACAGTTCCCTCTGAGGACCCAGGAGATTCAAGCAGCTACAAGGTAAACACCTTTGaaggccctgacagactttgcccACTTCATAAAAAGCCCCATCCTCTAAACAAGTGCAAAGGGTTCAAAAGTAAACCTATCAAGGAAAGGTTAGCCTTTCTTAGACAAAACGGCATATGCTTCAAGTGTTGTGAATCCACCAAACACATAGCTAAAGACTGCAAAATACAAGCAAATTGCTCAGAATGTGGCAGTGACAGACACATCTCAGCTCTGCACCCCAATACTTTGCATCAACCATTAGAGGTCACTGAAACCCCAAAAGATGAGGGCAGGGAGCAAAAAGATAAATCAGCTATCCCAGTAATGTCCAAATGCACTGAAATCTGTGGTGACAGTACAAATCCACGCTCATGTTCCAAGATCTGTCTAGCAACAGTGTACCCCACAGGGAAAAGAGAAAAGGCAGTAAAGATGTATGTGGTTCTGGATGAACAAAGTAACAGGTCGCTGGCAAGGTCAGACTTTTTTGATGCCTTCAACATTACATCAAGGGCAGTTCCATACACCCTAAAGACATGTGCAGGAGTGATAGAAACTTCAGGGAGAAGAGCTACTGACTTTACTATTGAGTCTCTTGACAAGAGGATCCATCTCTCACTTCCCACTTTGATAGAGTGTGATATGATACCAGATGATAAATCAGAGATCCCTACACCAGAAgtggcccttcatcatcctcatctTAATGCAATATCTCACCTTATTCCAGCTGTCCAGACAGACGTCTCTATTCTTCTACTTCTTGGAAGAGACATTCTACAGGTGCATAAGGTACGCCAACAAATTAATGGACCATTTAATGCCCCCTATGCGCAAAGACTTGACTTGGGGTGGGTTATAGTAGGAGAAGTTTGTTTGGGAGCAGCTCATCGGCCTGACAGTGTCAACACTTCTAAGACATCTGTGTTAACAAATGGACGCACGTCCCTTCTCAGTCCATGCCAAAACAGCTTTGTTGTTAAAGAAACCCTAAAACCATACTGTGGCTCTCCTTCCAGTTATGATAGGAATATTAGTAGTGGTCTGAAGACCGACAATTTAGGGAACTCAGTGTTCCAGAAGACAAAAGATGATGACAAACAAGCAATGTCCATAGATGATCAAACCTTTCTCCACATCATGGATAAAGAGACTTTCCAAGATAAGAACAACAATTGGGTAGCCCCTTTACCTTTTCGCAAACCAAGGTGTTATTTACCTAGTAACAGAGAGCAAGCCATGAAGCGCTTAAACACACTACGCAAAACTTTGCAAAGAAAGCCTGAAGTGAAAAAAGACTTTACAGAATTTATCAAAAGGATGCTGGACAATAATCATGCTGAATTAGCACCATCACTGGATAAAGGTAAAGAACACTGGTATCTGCCAATGTTTGGCGTTTACCATCCACACAAGCCAGATCAAATAAGAGTTGTGTTCGATTCCAGTGCTCAACAGGAAGGCATTTCACTAAACGATGTACTGCTGAGTGGCCCAGACCTAAATAACACACTTCTGGGTGTCCTCTTGCGCTTCAGGAAGGAGCCTATTGCCTTCACAGCTGATGTGCAAcagatgttttattgttttctagtGAGAGAGGACCATCGAGACTACCTGCGTTTCCTGTGGTACAAGGATAACGACATAGATAAAGAGGTAACAGAGTACAGAATGAGAGTACATGTTTTTGGTAACAGCCCTTCCCCCGCTGTTGCCATATATTGTATGCGGAAAGCTGCCCAGAAAGGTGCAGAACGTTATGGTCAAGATGCCAAGCACTTTGTGATGAGACATTTCTATGTAGATGACGGACTTGCTTCAGCGAACACACCTGAAGGAGCAGTTAACATTCTCAACAAAGCAAAACAAATGCTGGCAGAGTCTAATCTGCGACTACATAAGATTGCCTCTAACAGCAAACAAGTCATGGAAGCTTTCACCGCAGAAGACAGAGCTAAAGACCTCAAAGACCTTTGCCTGGGAACAGACACCCTTCCATTGCAGAAAAGTCTAGGCCTAAGCTGGGATCTAGATAAAGACTGTTTTGTGTTTCAGGTTTGTTCAGCAGAAAAGCCATTCACAAGAAGAGGGATCCTATCCACTGTTAACAGTCTCTACGACCCTCTCGGGTTTGTGGCACCAGTCACCATAAAAGGTAAGGCCTTAGTTCGTGAACTATCAAGTGGAGAAAGTGAGTGGGATGCCTTACTTCCACAAGAAAGACTCCATGAGTGGGTCCAATGGACAGAGTCTTTACAAGCCTTACAATGTTTACAAATATCTAGGTGTTATGTTCCTCTTTCATTGTCACAGGCCTGCAAAAAAGAACTGTACATCTTTTCAGATGCATCTGTTATAGCAATAGGTGCCGTTGCTTACTTGAAGGTAAGCGATGTAGGAAATGTCTGCCATGTTGGATTTGTTATGGGAAAATCCAAGCTAAGTCCTAGGCCAGCACACACAATCCCACGTCTAGAGTTATGTGCAGCTGTACTAGCGGTTGAACTGTATGAGCTGGTGAGAGACGAGATAGACCTagacctagatgctgtgaaattcTTTACAGACAGTAAAACAGTCCTAGGCTATATCTGCAACACTACAAAGAGATTCTTTTTATATGTTTCTAATCGGGTGAACAGGATCAGACAAACAACACGTCCAGAGCAATGGTTCTATGTGCCCTCAGAACAAAATCCTGCAGATTATGCTACCAGGCCTACACAGATAGCTTGCCTTCAGAACTCTATATGGTTTTCAGGGCCAACTTTTCTGTATCAGACGGCTGTAGATAGTCCTGACACCAATGTTTACCCTTTAGTGGAGCCCGAAGCTGATCCTGAAATTAGGTCAGAAGTAGTAAGCTTCAGTACTAAAGCCCTTGACGCTAGACTGCAGCCACATCGTTTTG is a genomic window of Hyla sarda isolate aHylSar1 chromosome 10, aHylSar1.hap1, whole genome shotgun sequence containing:
- the LOC130293394 gene encoding uncharacterized protein LOC130293394 isoform X1; this translates as MSLRSGSQYNAEDQLPGTHQGRESTPSVQQEDVRSRSSRSARSSQISSASALFARARAKAEAARVQLEFAEKEAAIMKERSEKEAAIMKERSEKEAAIMKERSEKEAAIMKERSEKEAAIIKEKTEQEAKLHILQRQCAAAAAAAEAAAYADIERSGMESIHEGPDVPEKPLSSAERTRAYVQDISSGSSTIPFLNPKSAEFKPKPSVLLSARKETHEAGSNRVIKEESSPQQPKHQSMQDVTKYLIRKEMVNTGFLKFDDCPENYWAWKASFLNAVKDLDLTAAETLDLMVKWLGSESTEHARRMRRIHLFNPSVGLDMAWQRLEERYGSPEAIEGALMKRLESFPKLNSKDNLKLQELGDILWEVQCAKEEGYLRGLAHLDTANGTKPIVEKLPHHLQEKWVSVGAKYKEEHGVPFPPFFVFSRFVQQQAKMRCDPSFSFITSSQLPKAEKPPRSYNRTSVITHKTTVPSEDPGDSSSYKVNTFEGPDRLCPLHKKPHPLNKCKGFKSKPIKERLAFLRQNGICFKCCESTKHIAKDCKIQANCSECGSDRHISALHPNTLHQPLEVTETPKDEGREQKDKSAIPVMSKCTEICGDSTNPRSCSKICLATVYPTGKREKAVKMYVVLDEQSNRSLARSDFFDAFNITSRAVPYTLKTCAGVIETSGRRATDFTIESLDKRIHLSLPTLIECDMIPDDKSEIPTPEVALHHPHLNAISHLIPAVQTDVSILLLLGRDILQVHKVRQQINGPFNAPYAQRLDLGWVIVGEVCLGAAHRPDSVNTSKTSVLTNGRTSLLSPCQNSFVVKETLKPYCGSPSSYDRNISSGLKTDNLGNSVFQKTKDDDKQAMSIDDQTFLHIMDKETFQDKNNNWVAPLPFRKPRCYLPSNREQAMKRLNTLRKTLQRKPEVKKDFTEFIKRMLDNNHAELAPSLDKGKEHWYLPMFGVYHPHKPDQIRVVFDSSAQQEGISLNDVLLSGPDLNNTLLGVLLRFRKEPIAFTADVQQMFYCFLVREDHRDYLRFLWYKDNDIDKEVTEYRMRVHVFGNSPSPAVAIYCMRKAAQKGAERYGQDAKHFVMRHFYVDDGLASANTPEGAVNILNKAKQMLAESNLRLHKIASNSKQVMEAFTAEDRAKDLKDLCLGTDTLPLQKSLGLSWDLDKDCFVFQVCSAEKPFTRRGILSTVNSLYDPLGFVAPVTIKGLQKRTVHLFRCICYSNRCRCLLEGKRCRKCLPCWICYGKIQAKS
- the LOC130293394 gene encoding uncharacterized protein LOC130293394 isoform X2 gives rise to the protein MSLRSGSQYNAEDQLPGTHQGRESTPSVQQEDVRSRSSRSARSSQISSASALFARARAKAEAARVQLEFAEKEAAIMKERSEKEAAIMKERSEKEAAIMKERSEKEAAIMKERSEKEAAIIKEKTEQEAKLHILQRQCAAAAAAAEAAAYADIERSGMESIHEGPDVPEKPLSSAERTRAYVQDISSGSSTIPFLNPKSAEFKPKPSVLLSARKETHEAGSNRVIKEESSPQQPKHQSMQDVTKYLIRKEMVNTGFLKFDDCPENYWAWKASFLNAVKDLDLTAAETLDLMVKWLGSESTEHARRMRRIHLFNPSVGLDMAWQRLEERYGSPEAIEGALMKRLESFPKLNSKDNLKLQELGDILWEVQCAKEEGYLRGLAHLDTANGTKPIVEKLPHHLQEKWVSVGAKYKEEHGVPFPPFFVFSRFVQQQAKMRCDPSFSFITSSQLPKAEKPPRSYNRTSVITHKTTVPSEDPGDSSSYKVNTFEGPDRLCPLHKKPHPLNKCKGFKSKPIKERLAFLRQNGICFKCCESTKHIAKDCKIQANCSECGSDRHISALHPNTLHQPLEVTETPKDEGREQKDKSAIPVMSKCTEICGDSTNPRSCSKICLATVYPTGKREKAVKMYVVLDEQSNRSLARSDFFDAFNITSRAVPYTLKTCAGVIETSGRRATDFTIESLDKRIHLSLPTLIECDMIPDDKSEIPTPEVALHHPHLNAISHLIPAVQTDVSILLLLGRDILQVHKVRQQINGPFNAPYAQRLDLGWVIVGEVCLGAAHRPDSVNTSKTSVLTNGRTSLLSPCQNSFVVKETLKPYCGSPSSYDRNISSGLKTDNLGNSVFQKTKDDDKQAMSIDDQTFLHIMDKETFQDKNNNWVAPLPFRKPRCYLPSNREQAMKRLNTLRKTLQRKPEVKKDFTEFIKRMLDNNHAELAPSLDKGKEHWYLPMFGVYHPHKPDQIRVVFDSSAQQEGISLNDVLLSGPDLNNTLLGVLLRFRKEPIAFTADVQQMFYCFLVREDHRDYLRFLWYKDNDIDKEVTEYRMRVHVFGNSPSPAVAIYCMRKAAQKGAERYGQDAKHFVMRHFYVDDGLASANTPEGAVNILNKAKQMLAESNLRLHKIASNSKQVMEAFTAEDRAKDLKDLCLGTDTLPLQKSLGLSWDLDKDCFVFQVCSAEKPFTRRGILSTVNSLYDPLGFVAPVTIKDSLYRQEVTFVPGSSSTILRSLFHWAGSMYLSLP